AAACTGGTTCATTAGAATGATCTTTTgttagaaaggggggggagatcaaCCAGGAGCACTGAAAAGGGAGCACCAGTGGCGTGGAAAGACTGGGGGGGGAAAGGGGCGAGAGGGCGAGGGGCATGCGCAGAGGACTGAcggcttctctttctctttccccggCCCCAACTTCTCATCCTCTTTCCGTGGCAGTGGGGAAAGGCAGCTTTTCCAGATCAGGTGAGCGTCGCTCAGGAAGGGGTTCCTCTGTCTCCTGTGGCCCAGTTCTCATTTCTGGAAACTGCTCCGCGGCTTTGCCAGTTCTGAATTATGCCCCACTGCATGGAGCAGTCGGCATCTTGAGCAGCATTCAGTATTAGAAGAATGCCTGTTCATGGAAACAACAATGCCCAGGTCTTAGGTCATACAGCCAAGAAAAGAAGAAGCTGGTGATATTTtggaagctgggggtgggggtggggtggaataggAGAATTCCCTGAGTGGCTgaggctcccctcccctcatatCATTGGCAGCACGGTCACAGAATTGGGCTCCTTGGCCCCTGCGAAAGGGTCTTTGGGGACGGTCTCTCCCCACTGGTTAGAGCTGTCCTCAACAGAGTTCCCCGTCTCCAGCATCGGTGCTGCTAATGACCCGTCAGGCTGACAAAGCCGGGCTGGACGGGGGGCCCCATTGGTGCACCCGGGTTGAAGTTGACCCTTTCTCCTTCCCCGTCTCCTACAGCTTTCCTGGAGAACACGAAGGCCATTGTTGTGGTCGTCCTTTCCTCTCTGGCTCTGTGCACATTGGCCGCCATCGCCGTCTACCTGTACAGGAGGCAGTGGAGCTCAGAGCAGAGGGCTTTTGAGAGCGCCCGCTACAGCCGCACCAGCTCCAGCCCCAGCGAATCTGCCGAGAAGAACATCCTGGTGTCCGACATGGAGATGAACGAGCAGCAAGACTAGCCGTGTGatcagtgggaagggggggagcaggagggggggagggagggaggggggcagggacggAGGGCTGCAACAGACCACTAGGATGCTGCGAAGGGACACAAAAGCTtctgccccccccgccctcccccccggttTGGGAACCCCCGTCCTGGTGCATAAGGCAGCAAAAGAACGGCAAACCTGGCCCTATCCAAGGacctcagaaggggggagggggggaaaggccgcTCCGCTCTTGGACCCCCTCTGGAGACTGGCCCGACCTCCTCCGTGTCTCCTGAGAGACAGAAGAGCCAGCCTTCCTCCCCCGGTTACAACAGCAATGAGGGGAAGCGTCTTGCAGGATTTCCAGACTTATCTCTTGGTAAGGGTGTGCCTTGCTCTATTGCATTTCCTCCTGGAGCCATGTACATAATTAAAGAAAGGCCTTGAGTGGGCTGGCAGCAGTTTGGCGTTCTGTTCTTCCAAAGTTGAGACCCACTTGAAAGTCGCTTCCGTTCCAGCCCCTGGGCCACCATGACAGTCATTCTGCTTCAGAAGGGTTATGCCCTCCTTGAGACGTGTAGTAGCTAAAGGCTGTGCACGCTCTGTAATTCCTCTCCCTCCTTTTTTAATCATTGAAAGAAGTGCAATAAGACCGTAGGTTTTTCCCAGCTTCTGGAATCGTAGGTTCTTCTTCAGGGCAATCTGGGTGTGGGCACTGGAGAACTCGCAGCCAGTGAGGGCCCCCCACCCGCCACCCAGGGGGACGCAAAGAGACCTGCTGCTGGAAATGTGGATCCTGGAAGAAAAATGGGTTTGCTTTCTGCATCCAGCCCAGGAACTTTGGGGTGAGGCCTGTGCTATGGACAACAGGAGGGAAAGAGTTATTTTTAAAGATGTTGCTACTCAAATAATTATGGACGTTATTGTATAAATGTATAAGAAGAAATTGGTGAGTTTCACTTAAGCTGGATATTAAGTGTTCACAAAAATGCTTAACTTTTTCATTTTAGTCCTTACATTGGAAAACTGCCATAACATTCCATGTCAGGGGAAGTTTAGGAAACAATCTTGGCTCTCCCCAAATGCCTTCTTGTTTCTTGAGTATTGCTTGGGCTTGGAGAGAGATGTTCATGCATGCTGATTTATCGTTCATTTGTTTAATGCCTTCTTTTGCCCAAGAaattgtttccacactggaggctgaCTTTTCCATTGTGAAATAGGTAAACTAGTAGCATTTATGCTTCTGAGTGCTGTGATTTTGCCTCATTTGGTAAGTAGCCATGAACAGCTTTTCTGTTCGGCCCAAAGCCTGTGAACCTTTCGTTTTGCACGCCAATTAAGCCGTTCTAAAGAGGAGGATTCCTGCACAAACATATTGTGGGAATGGTGCAGACACGTAAATCGTGTTTCAGGGGAGGAATTTATCTGAAATGGACTGTAGCTTCCCAAGCAGCCCACTGGTGAAGAGGGGAGGTCCAGAAATCTAATCACAATAATAACAATTAGATCCTTGGGGCAGACACACCTCTGGCCAGGAGGGGAGGAGGCCGGTGGGGTGGTTCTGTGCTACCGGAACTGCCCTGTAACAAGAATTTGGGCTTTATCTTCCTCTTCCACACTGCTTTTGCTTTCAAGAAGAATCCAAGAGAACTGGACATCCAGAATCAGAACCACACATAGCTGGAGGAGACcagaaagggccatccagtccagccccccatctcCTTGGGGACATAATTCTGACAACCAACTCCCAACATGGAGGGGAGAAACAACCAAGAAACAGTTTCAAATGACTGGAAAGTTTAGATAAGTGCTATTTTATGCCAACATTTTGAATAATGTGAAAAAGTAATTTTTATACTAGAACACCTTTTTTTGTAAACATTCTAGAAGTCCgaataaaattttgttctttcccttctcccacagTTTTCAGTGGTTGTCGAAAGCCCAAACCctgctgccccctctccccatgcCTGTTCCCTTTTTGCTTTCTTCAGGTTTACCATCATAGTGCCAGGGATGGTTTTTGTGGCGGTTTGAGGGGCCCGGGTGCAGCGCGTGAGAAGCAGTTCTCTGTGCCGGCTGCAGATGGCCTTCAAGTAGTGCTCAGAGGcattgtggggggaagaagaagggggtgggaaagtcCAAATGCTTTGCTGAGCCCCTTTTCTTCCCCGCTCAGGTCAGCTGGCAATGCAGGTGTGCAGGCGGGCTCTGGAACCCGGTTGTGCTTGCCTGCACAGGATTTCCCTGTGGGAAGCAGGAACGTCTGCTTCTGGAGGGCACTGACAGTGCATGAGCCCACCTGTGGCACGTGATGGAGAAGCCTCAGGAACGGAACGACAAAAGATTTTGACTAGAATATCATTTTAGAGCAACTAGCCAGGATAAACTGGGCCAGCCCAATCCtgccagatcttgaaagctaagcagggccaaccctggctagtgtttggatggagtGCTCCCAAGGAGCACggcgggggcggggtgggggtcatgacgcagaggcaggccatggcagaccacctcccaacgccccctgcctggctgccagacctcCCGCCCACACGACACGCACACGCCAAGCGATAGATAAATAACATACTTAGACCAAATGTGGGGCTGAGACCCTTGCACCAGGGAACTGAGGGTAAAATGTTGGCATCTTTAGGCAGagcagggttgccatctctgggttggggaagacctgcagactttgggtgtggagctggaaatgggcaggatttggggccaggagggacctcaatggggcataatgctatggagcccccccccctccaaagcagccctttcctccaggggaatggatctctttagtctggagatgagctgtaattcctggggatccccaggtctcacctggaggctggcatctctaagccagaggcttgcaatgtgcagCACCAGCTTCTGGGAGAGATACCTGATTGTCTTGTTGGGTGCAGTTCAGGATTTCTGAGACCTAGACATTTCATCGCTGGTTGAGTTCAGTCTTCCTAAAAGACCACTTCCTTGAAAAGGCACCTGAGCCAGGCTGCAACACCTGAATCAGCCTCAGTCTGAAAGAATGCTTTGCCCCACGGAAGGAGGACTCTGTCAGGTGGTGAAGGCCGGGCCACAGAGCAGCTGCCTTCAATGCCAGACTCTGCTTTGCCCTGGGAATGAGCTGCCCAAAGCCAGCCAAAACCATAAGCACCGGCTCACCGCTGCTTCTGTTGAGTCTGAGCCAGGAAGCAGGATAGGTGGAAAAAGTTTACACTCTGCAGACGTCTATTAATAACCCATGTTGTTCCATATTGCGACTTTAAAAAAGAACCCAACCAGAGAGACAGCCAGGACAACCCCAGGCCCTCAGAAGCGTCTTGACACGAAAGGGCAGCACGGAGTAGAACGGATGCCCATCGGGTGGCCGGGTGGGAAGCCAGGGGTCAGCGTTAGGTCCCCTCTGAGCATTTTCTTAGCCAGCGTTCCCAGAATTGGCCGAACCTGCAGAATGAGAGACAATAAATATCCACTTAGAAACGGCAACAACCTTAAATGTATTCCATTAGCCATTGTTCAAAATCACAACGAGAGCCCAAATGGTCCCCTAAATGTGTCCAGCCGTGATGGGGCTTCGGAGCTTTCTACATTCCTGAAGGGGGGTGGGACCCAGGGTGTGGTGAGCGGCTGAAAGGCCCTGGATCGAGACTCGGTCAAAATGCAGCATGCAGATGAACAAAGCCCAGAGTCCAGGgaggcaccttggagaccaaccaCGTTTTATTCCAGATATGAGCTTTCGGGTGCTGCTGCTTGCGCCTTGAGGAAAACTGGGTGGGTCTTTAGGGTACCTGGCTGGACTCAGACTTCCTTCTGCTGCCCCCCTGGACGGGCAGGTGGTTTTCCCTCTAAGCAGGAGCCCAAGATTATGGGACTCTGCCCACGTCTAGTACTGGAATACAAAGCCTCTGAGGATGGCCCCGTTCTGGTCTGCTGCTGGGGGAGATTTATTGATCCGTCGCCTGGCCTGCGTGTGTCGTGGAGCCAGGACAGCCGAGGACggtccggcagccaggcaagggcgtTGGGAGGGGGtctgccgtggcctgcctctgcgtcatgaccccccCCTCGTGTCCCTTGGAGGAACCGCCCTCCAACTCCCTGaaggtctgccatccaaatgctagccagggagGGCCCTGTTCAGCGTCCGAGGTCTGACAAGATCGGTCTTGGCCAGGCCTCCCGCCTCGGTTTCTGCGCAGAGCACCCAAACGAAAGGCGTGCCTGGCCACACTGGATTCATCTGCTCTCCCTTCTGCAGTCAGCTGGCAACTGATATTAGTGAGACGCATGACGGGACAGAATCTCTTAAGCTGTTGGGAAAAGTGTGTTTTTATTATCTGACTGGGCATGCAAtccggagggggaggggcagggacagCTGGGCGAGACGGAATGAGCGTTGCCAAAATATACTGTCTTTCTGAGTTACAAAGAGCATCGGCACCGAGAAGAACGGAGCAGAAGCCAGAGGGATTACCGTGCGCTGGACAGAAACCTACTTTGGTTTTCCTCGGTTCGAGGCTGTCTTGACAGCTAGAAAGAAAGTAGATTAGTGTAAGTATGAAGAGCTCAGTTGATGCAGGCACTGCAGCAGTTCAGGGAGCAATGCTGAGATGCTGGGGATGAAGCACAAGGGAAAGCAGAAAGACGCTTGGGAAGTCCAAGATAAGTCGAATCTTGTGATGCCAGATTGGTTGCCCCCTCTGTCAGAGGCACGGCCTGTTCCTGGCTGCCCCACACAGGTTCtgctgctgtgcccccccccccgcaagaaaCAGACGGGCAGCTGTGCACGAAATCACGGCGTCTCCCAGGAGCACAGCTGGCGGGGGCagcgggggggcagggggcagcccTGCCTCTTACCCGATCTCTGGAGGCCTGGTTGTAGTTGAGCCTCATGAGCTCCGCAAACCTTTGCTCGTACAGGTGAAGCAGCAGCACCAGGTAAAGGCCGGAGTTCATCAGCTCGCTCTGGGCCTGCAGGCAAGAAAACCGGCGCGGGTGAGCCTTTCCCGGGCCAGGGGCACGGAGGGACACGccttgagcagcagcagcagcccctgggGGGGCGGACAGcgagcctcccctgccccccccccaccctcaaagCTGTCCAGCCCCCGGCCACCCTGGGTGGGAAGACGCTCCTTCTCCGGGCATGCCGCAGCCCCCCCACACGAGTGGCGCCTGTGCACAAGTGGCGCTCCCAGCACTGGAGTGACTCAAGGGTCTTGGGATGGCCGCATGGACTTTGTAAAATGTGAATCGGTCCTCACTGGAAGATTGCCGTCCTCCCAGAATTCCTGCTTGATGGCTAAATTCAGTATTTCTTAAAAGCAGAAACCATTGTAGGTGGTCGAGTTGACCAACAGGAAACAAGCAACAGTCGTGTCCCCGTGACCACATGAAACGGCCCTACGCTGAGTCCAGCCACGGATGCATCAAGGTGAACGTTGCCGAGAATTGTCTGGTGGCCGGGCAAGGGCCGCTGGGAGGTGGTTGGCCGTGGTCTGCCTCTGCCGCATGACCCCTGGTGTCTTGGGGagttactgcccccccccccagtccttggaggtctcccatccaaatactagggctgggctggccctgctgagcttccgcCATCTGACGGggtcgggcttgcctgggctggccAGATCAGCACATTGCCTCAAATGGTTTTGCTCACTGTGTGAATCGCTGCCACGTAGCCAGTCAGGTCTTGCTCAGGGGGACGTGCACACCCCTTGTTCTGCCCTAGAAAAGTTAGCTCAAGTTCCTTACCTGGGACTGCTGATGGCTCCTGTAGTAGTCGTTCACGTTAAAATCATCCAGATCCGCGGCAAGACTCTGCTTGCACAGTTCACAGGTTTTCACTGCCCCAAGCTCAGCACCTGAAGAAGAACAGACAGCCTCTGAAGAATGCATCCGAAGACGTGTGCTGCACACGGGAGCTTGCACCCTGagtaaaacttggctggtcttcacAGGGCCAGACTGGATACAAACGTTGTTCTGGTACCTTCTCTGCTTTATCTAACACCACGCCGAATTTCTAAGAGGCAGAATTTGGCCCTCCATTAGATGTGGCTTTGCACTGTCcactttattgggtgatatgaccatatgtgccccccaatggccaatgaggggcctggaggggaggggctccatgtGGGtgggtgcttcccaaccatatcctgcccAATTGCggcacttctggggcttctcaaatcctgaagagtgttccaggggtttctcaagggtaagaaaGTTGAGGGGGGCTGGTTTGGACCCAGGGCACGTGGCTGTGTGGCTCTAGAACTTGGATCCTGAACAGGGAGTGTCCCCTTGTTTGGGCCAAGGACAAcccgggagggggggtctttctctccccaccacagagccATGAATACAGTTACAGACCACAGGCTTCCTGCCCCCACCGCTGCACTAGGGTGTCAGCTCAGTTGGGGTCTTGTCCTGTGGCCAcggtcctgccccctccaggaagCTGCAGCTGACGAAGGTGCTCTGTGCTTTCAGCGGCCAACCGGGCTCCTAAAGAGGGCATCCCGGCTCATTCTACGCGGTCCCACAAGACTCTCTCTTTCGTGTCTTTGTGTCATGACGGGATTCATTAAATTACTTGTACTCATTCGTTGCCTACCGGATTTAATCTTGGCTTTTAACCAGGTCTTGAGACACTCTTGATGGACAAAACGAAGCGTCCCGCCACACCCGCACGGCTCCAGCAGGGGATTGGCGAGGGACCCACCAGCGATCTGGCAAATCCGACActggtctccttcctcttccGAGTCCTCGGCCAGCAGGCTGCAGAGAATGCAGAGAGAGCCCCACAGTTCAAAACACGGCAGCCGTCCGACGGACACCACCCCGAAGACAAGAAATGAGGCTAggggacgccccccccccgccgccccccaatACTGCTGCTAAATGCCCAGTGATGCCATTCGCACGACAGGAGGGGCTGGAGTTGCATCATTTGAGTccaaccaagttttatccaaggGGCGAGCTTTGGCGTGCCGGCCGGCCCCCTTCCTCGGACCCCATGACAAGGGAATCCCAGGCTACAGGTATCCCTGCTAGCTCTACTGCCCACCTCTCCTGCAATTGTTTAAGCTTTTCTGGGTCTGTCTCGGGTTTGGTCAGTCCCTTGGGGCTGGGGGAACAGCAGCCCGTTGTGCTGCTCACAAAGCGGCTGGGACTTCGCAAGTCAGAGACGGTCAGGAAGATGGGCACTTGATCGGGCAGCGCGCCAGCCATGTGCAGGTGTGCCGTGAAGTTGGCCCGGAAGAGAGAGGGCTGGGCGGAGTCATCggcggaggaggacgaggaggaggaggagtggtgagAGGCCAGGAGGGTGTCTCCGTCGTGGGACGcggtgcctggagaggagctgctcaGCCCGTTGCTCAGAGTGTCTTCCAGCAAACTGCTCTCCTCAAAGGGGCTGGCGGTCGGTGAGGAGGACGGGCCACTCTCCATGCCTGAAAACGAATCTCTCGCCCTTAGAGGAGACAGCTGCCTGCCAGCTACGAGCCTGGGGCTCCCCGGCAGCTCTGGGCCTTGCCCCTCCGCTTCCGCCCGGGTTGCAGGCCGCGCCAAAGCCCCTGGGATGTTAAAGGCAGAGGGCCGCTGAGCCATGGGCCTCACGGGGCCAATGAGCCCGGCAGAGCATCTTGGGTGGTTCTCAAAGGCCGGTCTTTCTCTGCCGTAGCCGCCGCTCCCCGACCAGTCCTCGGCAGGATGGGAATGGCCGGCAGGCTCGCAGCCAGAGGCGCTCTCTGGGTGGGGGCTTCTGGCGCAGAAGGCGGACTTTTCACCTTCGTGCTTAGGATGGTTTCCCAGAAGGTTTTCGTCAGCGGGGTGAGACTTCCTGTGGTCCCTGGCCTGTCTGTGTCCTATCAGAGACGCTTCTGCGGCTGGGTCAGCGGCGACGTTGTGCTGCCAAACCGACTGGAGGGAAAGTTCAGCCCGGCGCCCGTCACCCCCAACTCCCCTTTCATGCCTGTGGTGCTCTGCTTGGGTGAAGCACGCCTCGTGGCCTCTGTGGGCCTGATCACATGAAGACTGGCTGAGATCCAAGGAAAGGAGGGCTTCTTTCAGGGGGCTGGCTTCCTTGGGCTCTTCCTTCGCCACGGCGGAACCCTCCGCGTTCAAGCACAGCTCTGCACTAGTTTCACCTTCTTTAGGCCTCGCAGGGACATTTTTAATGGGTGGCAGGTTGGAGCTGTTTGACTCACTTGACACCGAAAGGCCGTTAGCAATCGGAACAGGAGACTCCGCTGGGTGAGCCGGGAGCTGCTGAGCGGCTGCAAAAATGTTTCCTTTCTTGTCTAAGAGTTTGCCGTCGATGCTTAGCTTAGAAGTCTGGACtgaattccttctttctttcttcttgttcCTGGGAGCACTTCCTTGCCCTGTGCCTTCTGGTGGGCCTGCGTTAAAAACAAGATCCTCTTTCAACATTCCCCCCCTTTCATCGGATTCCTAAGTGTTAGCAAAGGTGATATCAGCAGCCTGGGTGCCAGAtgtgacaccccccaccccccttacaCCTTCACCTTTGCAGTCAAAAGGTTTGAAGgctactttggaagatgtggTTTATTTAGGATTTTTGCTATTTCTCCTTTAAATTTGTATCTCACTGTTAATTAAATGACTCAGTATTTTGAGCCATAACCAACACTGACAATTGGGGCAGACCAGAAGTCACTTTATAAATGAAGTTTTGTTGGTAGACCAGGTCCCCCATAAGATACTTCGCACTACAAAATTGGGCTTTCTTACTTTTGGGTAAGTCTCTCTTTGTTCAATATAGAATCAGTGaagtttttgtgttttattttgggCTGGAATTGGTTCTGAATTTGGCATGCAGGACATGTTTTCTCAGCGGCACTTTATGGCTGATGTTTTTGTAGCTTTTTATAGTAGGGTTTTTATGCTACCTTCAAATATAATACCAGAATGCAGTTGGCTTGGCTGCTGGTTATAGTTCACATATTTCATATGCCATTAATTTAATACAGATACTGGCTGCGGAGGAAGTTAACCGAAGGAGCAATGCAAGCGGTGTGGCTTCCAGCCGGCGTTTTGAATGAGCTTATTTGGGAGCCTCACCTCAGTTGTGTTTTGTTCCTTGGTCTGAttcccctccaggtggggcctggggatgccccagaattgcccctcatctccagaccactgtggtccccaccctccccagacaccaGGGAGCACCCAGGCACCTTAGGAGTGTTTCTGATGCCCCTGCTCACCAGGGCTTCCCAGACTCCTTGATTTGAGGGGGCCGTCTGAATCACGTCACCTTCTGGCCGCTGAAGGGTGCAGAAACCTCACTACTGCCCAAGGTGCTGCAGGCAGGCATGCCACGGCGTGCATGGGGGGCTTCTAGCCCCAGGAAATTAGCACCACCCAAACAAAAGCTGCTCTTTCTCACCAGACCCTCTGCCAGTCTTCACTGCTCCCTGCAGCTGGGgcgttttctttccttttccttctgctcTTTTCCCATTTTCAGAGTCCGGGTTTTCCAGGAGACTTCTCTGGCTCATCCGCTGTCTTCTGGATAAAACTGGCTTCTGAAAAGCTGTTAAATACAGTCCCATTTAGGCTGGGAAGGACCAACAGAACTTCCCTCTCCCGCATTCTACGGAAGGAGACAAGAATCTCCACTTGGAGCTGCTGGCCTGTAGGCTGCATGCTGTATGGATTGCGAGAGGGAGGCGTTTCTTCTGAAATAATGCCCACTGCCACTGCAGGTTTTAGTACATTCGAAAGGCTGGATTGTCGTTTTGGtcctcacaacaggcagcctTATAGGACcatcaggtggtggcagcggcagctaTCCAGAGAGACCCGTTGGCAgccctcctggagttggcaaccagccagaaaaggggatGGGCAAGGTGGGAGAGCAAAAGGGGGCCTATTCTGCCACGCAAGGTCTAAGTGTTGACGTGCATGTTTACACCTTGACtaagactgtgttggtctgaaatgtgCCTGAtgagactcagactttgttctgctgcttcagacgggTCTAACAGCCTCTCACCTTAGTCCGGTCTAGCCTTAAGTATGGCTCCACACCCTGCTGCCTTCTGCCCAGTCCTGGATCCCTCTCTCGGCTGTCTCACCTTTTCTGCTCCCGCGCCTGCCCCAGGCAGCAAGAGTGATTGGCTCGCAGGGGGAACCAGCTGGGCTCTATAGAACCTCCTACCTCAGGTGGCTTGCCTAGAAATCTCTTAACGGCACTGCTTAGACAGGCCTCGGCTGCAAGCATCATAGGATTTTTACGTGGGAGGAAATGCTACGTCTCTGTGTGTACCTGAAATATCCTTTTTAGGGCAAGTTCCACTTTTCCCCGTTTTTTTTGAGCTTGCGTTAGCTTTTGGCTTCTGCTTCATGGATGTTTTGTCAATGGCAGGAAATTTAGCTTCTGATTTGTTCCCAGGAGACTTCATAGAGGATTTCGGTTCACATCCAGAAACTTCGTCAGAAGAAATCtgagaaaggaaaagaacaaTTCACTCTTAGTGACTGAATGTTTTTGTACAGGGAGTGGAGGAAGGTGGCTTGGTGGAAGGTggcttggtgagagccagtttggtgtagtggttaggagtgcggacttctaatctggcgagccgggttcgattctgtgctcccccacatgcatccagctgggtgaccttgggcttgccacggcactgataaaattgttctgactgggcaatgatatcagggctctctcagcctcacccaccccacagggtgtctgttgtggggagaggaatgtgaaggcgactgtaagctgcttttagcctccttcgggtaaggaaaagcggcatataagaaccaactctt
The Paroedura picta isolate Pp20150507F chromosome 16, Ppicta_v3.0, whole genome shotgun sequence genome window above contains:
- the MARCHF10 gene encoding putative E3 ubiquitin-protein ligase MARCHF10, translated to MYEAKERQKFISDAQYLREMQHKMDTEYQACLRKQEQTREQSEKKREQQARQDPRQTSASPASATRGYERPWISRLPVNRQISSDEVSGCEPKSSMKSPGNKSEAKFPAIDKTSMKQKPKANASSKKTGKSGTCPKKDISAFQKPVLSRRQRMSQRSLLENPDSENGKRAEGKGKKTPQLQGAVKTGRGSGPPEGTGQGSAPRNKKKERRNSVQTSKLSIDGKLLDKKGNIFAAAQQLPAHPAESPVPIANGLSVSSESNSSNLPPIKNVPARPKEGETSAELCLNAEGSAVAKEEPKEASPLKEALLSLDLSQSSCDQAHRGHEACFTQAEHHRHERGVGGDGRRAELSLQSVWQHNVAADPAAEASLIGHRQARDHRKSHPADENLLGNHPKHEGEKSAFCARSPHPESASGCEPAGHSHPAEDWSGSGGYGRERPAFENHPRCSAGLIGPVRPMAQRPSAFNIPGALARPATRAEAEGQGPELPGSPRLVAGRQLSPLRARDSFSGMESGPSSSPTASPFEESSLLEDTLSNGLSSSSPGTASHDGDTLLASHHSSSSSSSSADDSAQPSLFRANFTAHLHMAGALPDQVPIFLTVSDLRSPSRFVSSTTGCCSPSPKGLTKPETDPEKLKQLQESLLAEDSEEEGDQCRICQIAGGSLANPLLEPCGCGGTLRFVHQECLKTWLKAKIKSGAELGAVKTCELCKQSLAADLDDFNVNDYYRSHQQSQAQSELMNSGLYLVLLLHLYEQRFAELMRLNYNQASRDRLSRQPRTEENQSSANSGNAG